The genome window GATGTATCCCATGCGGACAGCAAAACCGAGGCCCGGTCGGAGGACTGCACGGGCACTCTTCGCGGTAGCCGGTGTCAGGGACTCCAGGAAACCCTGGACCATCGGAGTGTCGAGTTCCTCCAGGGTGACACCCCCGAGGGCTGGTTTGATGTATCTGCGCAGTACAGTGCCGTACACGCGGACGGAGTTGGTAGACAGTTCCGGGGACTTCTTCTCCAGCCACTCATCCAGGAAAGGACCTAACTCCTGGGATCCACCGCCCTGTGGTCGTGTCCCCGCTGCGATCATTTTCCCCAGGCGGGCACGGAGGGCGTCCCTGGCTGCGGCTTTTGTACCTGCGGTTTCCTGGGGCTGTGTGATCCTCCCCGTACGGTCCCTGAAGCGGGTCCGGGCCACCCATGTTCCCGATGGCTGCTTGGTAGTGCTGATGTCCCCGTAGGAGTTGATGGACAGGCGACGACGACTCACAGTCCCAGATTACAGGATCCCTCAATCATCTCCACCTACTGACCTGCAGGTTTGGCCTTACCCAGCAGGGTGATCGTCGGTCCATCCTGCTGGATATCCAGTTCGGTGAGCCCGAGAGCGTCCGCCAGATCCCGGCGGTGGACTTTCCACTGGTCACTGCCGACCCCCACGGCATTGGTGATACTGATCTGCAGACCCTGAAGAGTCACACCTACCCGATCCACACTCGGGTACATCTCCTCGTGGACTATGGTCATCGTGCCATTGGGATTCCGGCGGCTGTACGGGCGCACGCTGGAGTGGAGTCCCAGCCCCTCGCAGAGTGCGGTCCACACCGTTTCAGACCGCAGAGTGGCCAGGGCGGTTCTGTAGTTGTCCCAGGACTCCTCTGCAAGAACTTCCCTCTCCGCCTCGCGTTCGGCGGCTTCCCGGTCTCGTTGAGCCTGGCGTTTCCTACGCTCCTCCTCGCGCTCCTCTGCACGAAGTTCTTCCTCTGCTTCTCGTTCAGCCTGACGCATCCAATCCTCATCGTTGGCCTGCTGACCGAAGGTCCCACCGAAAGAACCCCAACTTCTCGGGCCCTGGTTGAAGTTCGGGTTTTGGTTAGTCAAGTTATTCACCTCTCCTCTTCTTCCGGAGGTCCTCTTTGTACTGGGCCTTGTGGTCGGCTTTTCTCTTCTGCCGCTGGCGTTCCTTTTCCTGTCGCTCTGCCTCTGCCTTAACTTCTGCTGCCTCACGCTCTGCCTGTACTTTTGCTTCCGCTTCCTTCTTTATGCGCTGCTCCTCCTCGGCTTTACGCTGTGCGTTCCTCTCAGCAACACGCTGTCTATATATCGGCATCGCTGTTTCCAGGTCCCGAAACATATGGTCACGAGCCTCTTTCGAGGATCTCACTTCCACTTCAGCTAATTTACTCTTGGACTTTTTGAACAGGGTAACATCGCGGCCCGTCACACAGAACAACAGCGATAAAGCCATATTTGGAATGTCCACGACAAGCATTACCACCAATGGAATCAAGGCGGATACTATCGCACCTGTCAACGCCAATCGGGATGCGCTCATTTCGTCATTTCCCCACAAAGGGCTGCACCCTGCTATTATGGCACCGATAATCGAGGGAATCACTATCCATAACGCTGCCTTCTTTAAGCCAGCCGCATCGAGCGGGATAAAAGCACTGGCCTTCTCTTTCCTCTCTGCCTGCTCTTTGCCGTACTGCGTGGCCATGGCTTCGAGATTCCGAGGAGCCTGAAAGTCCCCCACACGCATGAGCATGTTGACCCATTCGTCAACATCCATGTCCTCATACCGCCGCGTCATTTCCGGTACTCCTCTTCCTTCAGGGGTGCCCCTGTGACCTCGTGGTGGTGCAGCGTGCCGTCCCAGCCGTCACCCATGACCTTCTGCGTGTACTCCTCGACCGGGAAGGCCTTGGAATCCGTGTAGAGTTCCTCGACCTTGGTGGTCATCGCTCCGACATGCTCCGTCAGTGCTCCGACCTGGGCAGCAACCTCCCTGACCGGCTTCTTCATCGCACCTGGCAGTTCCTCCACGGATCGTCGCAGTGCATCCATACTTTCTGCGATTGCCCGCTGTGACGAGGCCAGGGACTCCACGGCGGTGGTGGTGGACTGGCCAGCCCGGATAATCGCAGTAGCGATGAGGTCGGCAGCCTGGTTGAGGACTCCCTCCATACGCTGCTGTTGGAGGTCATCAAACTCAGCCCTCGCATAGGAAGAAGCGGACAACCGCTCCTCGTAATCGTTAATATCCATCAATAACTTTCCTTTATCCTGGATTTACAGGCTGTAGGTGTCGATGTAGGCGTCCGGCATCTTCTTCGTGAGTTCGTCCATCACCTTCCACATCGGAGCGACGCCATTTGCCTCCTGATCAGCGGAAAGGCACTGATCGACGGAGTTGTCACCCACATCAGTGATCCCGACGATGACTTCCTCGCCCCGAACGGTGGCATAATTGGGACCGCCAGAATCACCCGGGCGAGCACACACATTCACCCACATGACCTCGATGTTTCCGTAATCGCCACGAGTCTTTTCGGTCTGGGCGGAGTCCAGGTACCCACACTGCTCCCCGGTCGTGGCCCCGTACTGGCAGGCGTCCACCCCGGTAGGCGGCGGTGACATCGCCAGGTTTGTGGGGATCGAGGGAGTCGGTTCGGACATGTCAGCGGTGGTGTCCTTGATCTCAAGGATCGCCCAATCCATGCCGGTGGAATCCTGGGACGGCTGCAGTGAGGAATACACAAAACGACCCACCGGCTGGCTGTAGTCCGGCTCATCATTGGCATCCAGGGCATAGACGTCATCACCGGGTTCACCACAGTGACCTGCAGTAACGGCATACGCGGGGGTGTAACTACCACCCGCCTTGTTCGGTGCAGTGAAGGAAAACGCGGCGGTGCAGATGCTCAACTCCGTGGAGCCCCTGGTGTAGGGACGAACGCCGAACACGGTGCCGGGACCCCACGGGGATTCCTGAGGGACTGCGACGGTCATCCCGCTGTCGGCGGTGGCGGAGTTACTAGTCCCACTGCTCGGGGTGGACGTAGTGGTGGTGGCCTGTGCCGGGGTGGGGTCCGGCATCGCTGGGGACGGCGCGGTGGCATCGGTTGTCCTCGGGGTGGAGGTGTACCCAGGATCGTTGCCTGAATCGTCGGAGGAGTCGCAACCTGCAGCTCCCAGGGACAAAACCCCAGCACAAAGGACAGAAGCACAGGTCTTCCACGGTCTCATTCTTCTCTCCAATCGGTGGTCATGGATGGGACTCTAGCGTCCCATCTGGGAACGTCGGGGTGAGCGTGAGGAAAAGTCCCCACGGTCGAGCCTCGCCGTCACTGTCCATGCAATCCTGTGTGCTGGCATGGGACGCTACAGTCCCATTCTGCTGTATTGTATCGACTACGGGACGCTAGAGTCCCATTTTGCACTCAGGAGCGTCGTGGATTTCGGGTATCATGCGTGCCATGCCCCAGCCCGATTCCCGCCCCTCACCTGCACAGAGGAGGCTGAATACAGTGCGAGCCCAGGCTATTGGCGCAGCACTTCGTGATCTCAGGAAGTCGCGGGGTCTCACGCAGGATGATCTGGCTGACCAGGCCTCAGACACGGGAATCACACGGCGGACGATCTACAGGATCGAGTCCGGGCAGACTTCGCCCTCCGCCGTTCTCCTCTGGGCGCTGGCGGATGCGCTCGGGGTCTCGCTGGAAGAACTGGTCCACCGGGCGGAAGCACTGGCAGCAGAGGAGGACCAGGATTCATAGGAAGTTCTTCCTACGAACCAGGTCGGCCCCCTTTTCACCCTTCCACTCAGGGTCATGTGCGGTCCACCCCTGCAGCGCCGCAGCCTCCAGGATGACCACCCGCAACAACTGTCGGGGTAACCACCTCGTTCGGATCAGGTGTTCC of Corynebacterium terpenotabidum Y-11 contains these proteins:
- a CDS encoding trypsin-like serine protease: MPDPTPAQATTTTSTPSSGTSNSATADSGMTVAVPQESPWGPGTVFGVRPYTRGSTELSICTAAFSFTAPNKAGGSYTPAYAVTAGHCGEPGDDVYALDANDEPDYSQPVGRFVYSSLQPSQDSTGMDWAILEIKDTTADMSEPTPSIPTNLAMSPPPTGVDACQYGATTGEQCGYLDSAQTEKTRGDYGNIEVMWVNVCARPGDSGGPNYATVRGEEVIVGITDVGDNSVDQCLSADQEANGVAPMWKVMDELTKKMPDAYIDTYSL
- a CDS encoding helix-turn-helix domain-containing protein produces the protein MPQPDSRPSPAQRRLNTVRAQAIGAALRDLRKSRGLTQDDLADQASDTGITRRTIYRIESGQTSPSAVLLWALADALGVSLEELVHRAEALAAEEDQDS